In the Aptenodytes patagonicus chromosome 5, bAptPat1.pri.cur, whole genome shotgun sequence genome, GTGTGCAGAGCCCAATTACTTGTGTTTGgctaaaacatatttttttaaggGTCTCCAGAACTTATCTGAAGATGTCAAAGAATCAAagatttcttcagtttttgtAGCACTTAGTCTAAAAGATTGTCACTTACACTTAAATAACCGTGGTGcttcatttattatttcattgtgcCTGGCTTCACCTTCTAGACAGGCGTTCTTGTAACTTTCTGGCTGGCTTAAGGAGCCCTAGAGCGCTGGCATTTTCTCTCTTGTCAAAGTACTTGTACAGTGTAATCAAGTTAGTTACTTCTCAGTTTgctttctgataaaataaacagattgTGCTTTTTAGCACGTTATAAGACATTTTCTCtaactttttgtttcattttcatgtcTCAATCAGAATTTGAATGTCTTTTTGAAAAGGTGAACACTGGGGCTATACATAGTCTTCTAGTGgcacatgcagaaataaaatctCCTTTCCTTATGTGGTTCATTACTCCAGGGTGTATCTTTTCAAAGCTTTCATTAGCTCTCTTTACATAGCATCACCCTGGATGCTCATACTGTGCCATAAATCCATGATATCCACAAAAATTGTTTTAAGAGTTATGGCTTTCAAGGGTGCCGAAGTTTTACTCAGAAGGAGCAGCCTCCATTCCTTGTGCCTAGGTACCAAGTTCTGCATCTCTCTACCATAAAATGAATTTTGATTACATAAAGTGCAGCTAGATCAAGTGATCTATATAAATACCTCTCTCCTAAACACTGTCTTCTGCAAATGCTGTGGGGCTTGTTATATACAGACTTCCAGTTCACATATAAAGATGTCAAATAGTGTCAGGCCAAGTGTCAGCTTTGCAGAAACTTTACAATGAACAGTTTCATTCAGTGGCAGTTCCTTTTGAAAGCTGCTCTTGGAGGTTTGGCAGTGAGACAGTTGTTAATTCATTGatacacaaatatattaataatgtCCAGTGGTTTCTTTTAATTATGTAGCCTTGTGCAAGTGAATTGAAATACTGCACAAAAACCTAGGTACATTCTAGCTGTTGCTGTTACCTCTGGCAATTAAACTGTGGCCTCAAAGAATTAAATTggatttgttttagaaaaaaatgtccttAACACTTCGCTGGCTAATGTCAgctgttttcctgttttatctGTCTTTAATCATCCCATATTAATATAGCCTCAATTCTTTTAGGATTAGTTAGTGCAATAATCTTGACCTTCTATTTTAAGTGTTTGCCAATAGTAACTTTCTCTAGAAACTTAAACATTAAGTGGAATGGTTTATAGGATGTTCGTAGAAATCAAAAGATCTGTTGGAACCAAGAGAGTAAGGGTATCGGTGTCTTCCAACAGCAGCTGACTGCATTTGTGCCATTTCAAATACAAAGTTTCCTTTTCTAGAGGAAGATTAGACATCCAAATACCAAAGACCCAGAGAGTAATAGCTCGAACCACTAAACAAATAGTGGTTTAAGATCTTGTTCGCATTAGAGAATTGACTGGTACAGCTAAACTCCAAATGAAATAAACTTTACTAATAAGAGAATTGTATTGCTTGTGTAGTAACGATATGCCTTGAGAGCTATGCCACTGGCAAGTATAATTTTGTTTTGCCCAACCTAAATAACATAGTTTTGCCAACAAACCTTTAAATGCAGACTAAACCTTTCAGGGTTTTACAGGTATCCTAATGAGTATAGGAGTAGCATTTTCCCATATGTCCTATAGACCTTATAACAGATCATAGGATGGTATCTCTTTCCTAATTGCTTGCATCAGCACATCTTGGAAAGAAAGTTTGTACCCAAGGACTAATTCAAGATATAGAAAATATTccttaaggaaaacaaaatgcgATAGATGAGAACATAAGCACACTAGGCTAATATGTCATGCTGTTCAGAGCTGGTGCTAAATGGGAGCAATACTAGACCTACAGAAAAGGGTAGGTTttcacagagaagagaaatgacAATGACTTAAGATACTTTGAAAAATTTTATGCTTATGGCTGTTCCATAGGAATAACTGATGAATTTCTGAGaactttttagtttttctttatgCATTAGCATTACTTTGTCAACTGTAGTTGAGTTTCTCACACTTTATAAAAACACAAGACCCTACATTTTTAAGGGACATCTTTAACAGCAACAGTATACAAAGGTTTGTCCCAGTAGTTCCAGTGTAAATCACTGTAGTACttcaggagaagaagaaatgccTAGCTGGATCCATGACCTTTTGGCAGTCATACCTGGCAGTCACTACAAGGTGCCTTAGAAATATCTACTCCTTATTGAGAGCTGTTTAGGAGGAACTAGCGAGAACTGCTGTGAGACTAACATTGCAGAGACTCCCATACACACTGAATCTTGCTTTTACGTAGGTTAGCAGGAAGTACCACGTTTCCACACGTCTGTTGTCTGGGAATCTGCACCACATGAGTATGGAATATTGGTGGCAGAAGTTACCTAGCACCTTAGCAGGATAGGAGCCTTCCAGTTAGTCATTCGTCAGAAGCTAGTGTGTGTAGCATCCTTCCCCTAAACAATACAACTCTTAATAGGATAAGATAGTGCAGAAGGTTAGACTATCTCTTGAGAAGGAAACACTCCATATCTTGCACTCTGTGCTACCTCACAGACTTCAGAAGTTTGTTCCGCTCCTGGTCTGCCTATGCTATTGTACAGCAGGTGGGTGAAAGTGGAGTATGTGGCAAGTGTGCCCTGGCATGCAGGGACACTGAGAAAGAGGATTGACAGGCACAATGATGGAACATCAGCCCTTGAAGGAGTGCTGCAGTTACAAGGGCTACCATAAATGTATCAACAGAGGATTGTACAGGAGTTAGAGGGAAACAGAGACTTTATAAAGACTTCTAACGGAACCACTGCCAGAAACTGTGTCCTATTTTGATATTCATTGTTGGAAAAGAAAGTTAATGAAAGTTCTGGAAAGAGTTCAGAAAAGAGCTGTGAGAAATTGTTTTGAGGCTTAGAATAAGAAATCAAAGTACCTATTTAAATCTTAGCCAAAATGTAATTTGACCCTGCTCTATATACTAAAAATACACAGTGGAAGTATTTTGGATAATAGATAAAAGGGATCTAATAAAATAGGTTACAGTAAGATCCAGTGAATTGAAACTAAAGCTCAGCAAATTCAGACTAGGATTAAGCCACTGCATATGAACAAAGAGCACTAACTTTTGGAACAACTACTTGTAGTCCAGTAGAGATATTCTGTCACATGAAATCTTTAAAGCCAAAATTATGCATGTTTTTCAAAGACATTCCCAAGCTCAAAACAGAAGTTCCATAATGCATGGTGCAGAAACTACTGAGCAAGGTTCTTTGATCTGTGCTATGCAGGAGGTCGGTCTAGATGATCATAGTATTCCCTTCTGTCTTTAATCTATTGAGGTGCATTATGACAAGCTTAACATGTATTTACATGTTTCCATCTAATTAACAGAATGTAAGAGAGTGCATTTATAGAAAGACAATTCAACTATTTTTAGATACTACTGTACCTTTAATTTATTAGCTTTTGTTAAAAGCATGTAACAATCTAGAGGATATAAAGtataatttacaaaaatataaatcttggttattttatttttagtatttcaacATATTACTATATAGTATGTGTTACTCAGAGAATATGTTTAACAACCTGAAATTATCCAGCAAACCAAAAGTGCGGGATATTACATGTGTCTTTTGTAGAACAAATTATATATTAGGGAAGGGTAACCAAAAATGGCTATATTAACATACTGTTTATATGAAAGCTTATGAAGTGCACTATACTTGCATCCTgaagaaaatatacattttaagccctttattacagcatttttcagtataaatatgCAGATTAAGAGTATGAGTGTTTTAGGCAAAAAGTTTTGATTTGTGTACAAAAGTGATACTCTAAAATAAGCCTGCCTTTGCAAGTTCACTTCCCATCCTCTTGGTTAACTGAAGAGATAAAATAGTCAGAAAAATagcatataaaaacatattttagtcCTTTGATTATGGAAAACTTTACACTTACTTAAATTTCTCTCTAAACATCAGGTGTCTTGGCTAGGTGGGTTAGGAAGATATTTGTAAAAGTATTGAATTCCTGGAAGATGAATATGAAAGACAAATGGTGACAGTAAGACATATCCTTCCAGGTGAGCATGTGTATCGTTTTAGTGTCTCCACATGCTTTCTGTAGAGGAATTGTAGGCTTGCAATTCATTCATCAACACAAGTGGGTTCATTTTCCATTTACAGCTTTCCCAGTGTAGTCGGGCAGGATGCGCAGGTCTAATTAAAGATGTGTTTGTATGAACTTATCGGCAGGCGCAAGTTTCAACCGACATATTGGGATATACCTTTAAAACAACGTTTTTGTTCTCATCTAAGAACAGGACACTGAGTGAGCTCATTTTGTCAGGAATACAGCAGGGTTCTGGGATGCCGGGAATGATTCCTACTGCTTTTACGATGCTCTGGATTGTAGCATGATTTGATGGCCGGACAATCTggaacagagaaggaaacaatTATCGCTTCATTTATGAGCAGTCACTTTTCTAGATGGACTTGGAAAATGACAACACTTATGGTTTTTTGTCTCTCAAAAAAGTGAATATGTGATTGAATCACAGGACCATGCAGCATGGTCAGTCCCTCACACTTCCAGCTTTCCCGCGCAAGGTGTATCCAGCAGATATTTTGTGTTCCTTATGCTGCCTTCATAAATACCAGAGGAGGGCACTGGTGGCACAGCCAGCAGTCAGTAGCCTGAAGAAAGAATGTCCCTGACTGCATCTACTAGATGCTGGAGGCAGGCATGCAGGAGAAAAGGACTAAGGTGGGGCACACTTCTCAGTTGTAAGATgttatcttttgttttcttaacctCTTGTCTGGCTTGGAAAATTGGCTACTGTAGGTATTTCCAAAATAACTGTCCCTATGTTCCAGTAGTATTTCTCCTCTTTTACGCTAACTTGGAATTAGTTACTTTTTCCTGGAGTAATTACTCTCTTTTAAAAGAGCAGAGTGCTCCAGAAATAGTGTCCGCAGGGGGGAGTTACTCTAGAATAGTCAAACAACCTGACAGAGCCTTTCTGATCATAACCCCATGACAAACAAGTACTTCATAGCCTTTGTCTGATTCCCTCTGCCTTCCTCaccaggcttttttcccccccctgagCTAGCCTCAaagtgggagaagaaaacaaaaggctgGGAGGGCAGGAAAAGTATGAAGAGAGGTTTCACAGCAGCTTTACATCTATATACTGTTCAGGGTACTGAGCCACAATTTTATTTCTACCATTGATTTTTGGATGCAGTAAACAccacaaggaaaaatatttgagaagagGAGGCAGCCATTAGGCATAACAGCACTGAGaataagaaaaggagaaagttaaGATATGTAAATAGTATACTGTTTAGTAggtaaatgtaacttttttttttattagccttTATTCACAAGCTATACTTGGCCTTTGTAGTCTGAGCAACTGAACAGTACTAAACAGTTTTAACCACTTCTGTTGCCTGAGGTACATACAGTCAAGCACAGGTTTACCAGTGACGGAGTGacagcttttctttgtcattacCTCAACATAGCATGGAATGCGTGTGCTCCAGTTACACGAGGCAATAGTATGGCATGCAACACACCACTGAGGCTAAAGCTTCAGTGACTCCTGTTCAGTTGTCATGCTTGAATACTGTGCCAGCAAATGAGTACAGTAACAGTAGTAAAATTGTTAGTCATATCAGGCTTTTTGCTACAGTTTCACGAGTTTTCTGCACACATCTGGTATATGTGACACATGAAATCTTTCATCACTGTTGGTACATAGCTGTATATTGGGTGGAAAATGACATCTGTGGAACAACAAATAGGGACTTTGCACATCTCCACATGGAAGCAGATACTTCAAGTGAGAAGAATTAATGTCTCCTATATCTTCTCTATGTTTCAAATAATAATTGAGTATATGCAAAacatcatttttcatttcaacatgAAAAGTTATGTAGTCCATGGGTATAACAAAGGAGCTATTTTTTAGGATAATTCCGTTTTGATACACTTGCTTTAAGTGTAACATATCAGCAAATCAGATCCAAACCTTAATTGCTATTAAGGCTTTCAGATGTTCCTTAACTAAAGCAACCTCATTTGAGCCATTACAAGGAGAAACTCTGAAATCCGTCCTTGATCCTTTGGGGCTTCAAGACAGCATCCCTATAGCCGAGTCCCAACAAGTGACCAATCCTGGAAAGCACCTTTCTGTAATTAGCATACATTGGCATAATTAGCAACAGCTTGCTCTCTCATGCCACCCTTCATCTTTAGATTTCAAAGCTATCCACAAACAAGCAGCAGTGAATTAGTCTCACAGCTGCTATGTGAGGTAGAAATAAGCTTCTACCCGCATTGGCCATGTTAGCAAATCTGGACAGCgagagacagacagaaatagcTTTCATGTGCTTAAGCAACTGCAGAGTTTAGAAATTCAAAGAACTAGAGCTTCTAGAATCAAGTTCTTACTTTCACCTTTATGAAAAACCTCCTGAAGTGTTCCTAGCACCTTTATCATTTCATATTGTTATTTGAAACAGTCACAGGTCTTAATGTACTACTGAAACAGAATTTGTTGACCCCATGCAGTGGATAGCCACCATTGCCCTCAGTGCCAGTTACCGACTTACAGGATTATGACTTACTGGGTATGAACCTGCAGAAGACCCAACTAGGATCTTCTCCAGCTGTGCAGTCTCTAATATCTGCAAGGAACAAACAGATGTGAGCAAAGTCTAGCGTGAGCAGCTGTCTACCAAGACAACAGCACTAATTAGGTTTCTAATGCCTGCAAGTGTATACACTATGCACAAAAATGCTTATAGAGAAAAACGCTTATTATGGACTATTACTTTGTACAGAATctggctgcctcagccacagcagaacCAGGCAGCACACCCATCCCACATCCAGCCAGGCTCTGAATTTTCCAGCCCTTCTGGAAACCTGGCGTGAGTGTTCAGTGATCTTGGGCTAGGCTTCACATTAGCCTTTGTACTGATGTGCTAAAGTGGAAAGCTTGAAATAATTAGTTGAATGCCCAGTAGTGATGGCACTGAGGAAGTGCTAATGTTTTAAATGCTGGCTACTAGGTTATAAACAGCAGGCCAGGTTCTGCTCTTACTTAACCTCTAGGGCAATCCTAGTTTAGGACATTTGGGGCCTCAGAAAATAGAAGGATGGTGATGTAGCTGAAAAGCAATTGAACAGCAGGCTTGAAATACTTTAGACCCTCCCCTTCTGCCTGGCTTACACCccttttaaagtctgttttatCATTAATTTGCCCCtcaaaacacctccccccccatCTTAATAAGCAATACTTCTTAGCTTCaggaaagttttgttttcaggtttgAATTCAACTCTCAAAATGAAACTAATGAACCGATAACACTTACAAGGATGAAATCAAGAGAATTCTAATTACTGTAGACCAGGGGAAGGATATCTTCCCACCTACTTCTACCGCACATAGGACTAGCATTTATTTGGCAAACGCAGCAGTGCAGCCAGCCATTATTAACCGtacaggatcatagaatcatttaggttggaaaagacctttaagatcatcaagtccaagcTAGTCTTCCGAGCTAGTCTTCCCTCTCACAGTTCAGGGAATAAGAACTTCAGCAGTAAGGTAGGTGAACTTGCTATGACAAGATTTGTACCAGAGCTGTTTTGTATCTAGATCAAGAATTGCAGTTATTAAAGTAGATGTGCAGAGTGATGtactgatacttaaaaaaaaaaatcatagtgtGATGATTCTCAACGTGCCAGGTATATAAGTATAATTCTATCTCCACAGTTCCAAAAGAGTACCTTGGAAATAAGTTATATCTCTTGTCCATCACAGGTTGACTGTGTAGACCAAGTCTTCATGAATAGCTTTAATCTGGCCTTTGACTTACGAGTGCCAAGATTGTATGCATGCTTTCCTGACTTAGAGTATATATGCAAGAACAGAAGCTCTTTCTCCCTCCATAATATTTAGCAATTCTTACGCTCTAACCTGAAGCTTCATTCATGCTGATGTCCTAGTTATCTCTGTTTGTTTGgaaacagtcatttaaaaaagtTATAGCCATGAATCtgcctctatttttttcccctcttaaaaatacaaagctaaCAAAAAGTAGACCTCTTCCAAATCAAACCCAATCAAAGAGTGTGTCAaaccaaaaatccccaaatctaTGTATCTGTGATTTAGTTTTaaatttctctggttttttttgtttgtttggtttggtttttttggcacCAAGATGCCAGTGCAGCCACATTAATTTATCTAGAAAACAAGTATCAAAATGAGAACTAAAGTAAGGTTTTTGGTTTACAAGGAAATCTTTATTATATAGCAAGTAATATTTCTAGATAAGACATTAAATAAGTCAGCAATATAAGCTTATTTAACTATTCCAGCTAGAAATGGATCCACTCTCTTTTGGTTCTGTCAGCTTTTGTGTCATGTTGTTTTGCTCACAAGGAGCCAGATATGTTAAatgtatcatcttttttttttttggctttggtaTTTATAAATGGTGCATTAGACTGTGGGTCTATGGCAGAGGACCCATATTCGcaggctgtgttttgctttggctAAGTAAAGTGGTGATTGTGTTGCATGATCTCTTTAtactacaacaaaaaaaaagtgaagttataTGTGAGCCTGTGCAAGCTTTAATTTTTACCAGACCATGTATCAATTTATGTATACATGGTTCAGCATTGGCCAGCTACACAGGAACGTGTGGTCAGATTTGTACACCCCACCCTGATGTCTAGATTTCCACTGTTCCTGGACTTAAACTAGCCTGCATATCGACACTCCCTGAAATCATACTACTTATTTCAACACAAACATAAATCAATCTCCCTGTATGCAAAGTAGGGCAGATTCCTGTCTTGGAGCTTTGAAGTTCTTTGCTGTAAAACACTATCCATTATTTAAGTGCCGAGTGACCACGTGCAAAAATGGCAGTAGAATAAATAATCAGGCCATTTGTAGGTAGAATTGCAAAATAATGACAGTTTCTAAACATGCAGGTTATGCAGTGCTTCAAATCCTCCCCTTCCCCATTACTTGAAAGCCCTATGAAATGTCAATAATTCTTGCGCTACATAGGATTGCCAAAATTTCTACTACTTGCCATAGAGCAAGTGAGTGGGAGTGGGCCAAATCAAAATTCCATTGGAGCAGGAGTTCATGTTTGCCTCTCTATTAGCAAATTTCACACTGCTTCTATAGGAGAAATTCAGTACGCTAGCTTTAGAGTGTTACAGCCAGCCATTTGGCGTTTCCAGCCACATAAGGTAAATCAACTTTTTTGTTCCAGCAGGATTTATCTTAATTTTAAGAATTtagtaaattaaaaaagcacCAGAGAATTTTGAGACACAACTATTAGCTTAACCAGCATTCTTATTTTCAAAGTGACAAGCAGTTTCTTAAACTTAAAAATACCTCAGTGTCACTACTCTGCATTTTTCTCCTAAGGTATTTATTACCAGTGGAATTCAGAAATACTCTGGTACAGTACCTTGTTTTATTATTAGCATATAAGACTTTATACTTCTGCTACCACAACAGAGTAGTTTGATGCTTTAGTGTCTGTAACCGTATTTTAATAAGCTGCATAAGTCTTTATGTTACTGTTTCAAGATGTAAGATGAGAAATTGTAAGATAAACCTGAGATTTTTCTTAGTCTTCAGATTACATTTGAAGATAACTTGGAATCTTTTTGCACTCTGATGAATAAGTTGATGGAAATGATATTGCTTAAATGATTTAGGCTGAACAAGGAAGCAGAACACAGTGAAAAAGGtaaaaatctaaaggaaaatCTAACTAACAAAGTAGTCGGATAGGCAGAACACTAGATCTACTGTTTGCAAGCTAACAACGAAAAGGCATACTACCTTGGGCATTGGAAATTCACATGCCCCTGCACAGTAGTAGGCATCAAATGATTTGGGAGATATGATCCATTCATTCCAGCCAATATCAGCAAAGTCAACTTTCATGTATCTTCTTGAACAAATCCTTGGCTCATTCCATTGTTTTCGCCTTgctttcttcattgttttctcaTCGAAATTTAGCACCTGAGACTTTGTgagtgtttctgtattttcttgcccttttctcCTTCGGTCTTTGCGTGAGGCTTTTGGTTTCAAGGACTTGTAGGCATTCTCCCATATGTCATGTTTGTTGTACTTATTGTTGTTATAATCTACTTCTGGCAACTCATTGTTCTGAATAGAGCTAGAGAGGTACGTATCCCTCCTCACTCGGGTATCAGTAGAAGCATTAGGGGATAGATTTGGGTCCCCATCATTGGAAGGGAATGGGTCATAACGCTGTAGGGTGACTGCCACACTGTTAGGTTCAGAGATCGCAAGGTCATTGGCATAAACTAGTATATAAGGTAAATGACTGGTGACCTGTTCAGGGAAGCCCTGGTGTTTCTCCCCAGAATCAAGCTCAGCGCAGAGAATGAGCTCTCCAGCCCGTTTTGATTCTTTTATGATGTGTGAAATGTCCTTTGCATGCCAAGCCCCGCGCCTTTGAAGAAACACGGTGATGTTCCCTTTCACTAGTCCATAGGCAGAATTCTGGTGAATGCTTTGGAAAATGAGGTTGAGCCGCAGGATCGGGGGCAGGTGAAGGAGGCGGCAGGATGAGTTCTTGGACCGCTTACAAAACACATCCCGGTGCCGAGGGCGTTTGTCAACATAGAAGTGAAAA is a window encoding:
- the GDF10 gene encoding growth/differentiation factor 10, whose translation is MAGRLTCCLLLWALGHGGCRSPAGEGAGSQPACPVQPPAARDSSSPGRDPRGGSSPPPALGSIAQDMVAVHMLKLYEKYNREGSRPGDGNTVRSFKARPEFLAQKPLYCFNLTSMQDSEMILTATFHFYVDKRPRHRDVFCKRSKNSSCRLLHLPPILRLNLIFQSIHQNSAYGLVKGNITVFLQRRGAWHAKDISHIIKESKRAGELILCAELDSGEKHQGFPEQVTSHLPYILVYANDLAISEPNSVAVTLQRYDPFPSNDGDPNLSPNASTDTRVRRDTYLSSSIQNNELPEVDYNNNKYNKHDIWENAYKSLKPKASRKDRRRKGQENTETLTKSQVLNFDEKTMKKARRKQWNEPRICSRRYMKVDFADIGWNEWIISPKSFDAYYCAGACEFPMPKIVRPSNHATIQSIVKAVGIIPGIPEPCCIPDKMSSLSVLFLDENKNVVLKVYPNMSVETCACR